The following coding sequences lie in one Arachis ipaensis cultivar K30076 chromosome B05, Araip1.1, whole genome shotgun sequence genomic window:
- the LOC107643527 gene encoding uncharacterized protein LOC107643527, with protein MFSTTKSSATLFSLHRAASTTAESASSKPKLFNLVSVKEPRSPMYKGLGLINPHRTLSVSCSSRSEQNGSSHKSSIQGSEAFLRGVLESMQSVYLNRNPTAKAILELVRSAENNPLCYDHLAFRTFGVTGYGIDSVASFFLDYGYTPREELRFPAKKLRALWFSPPADSQDGGGSGIKGPLPRIFISELIVDQMSPQTQEIIKKYTASSGNGNQYAALASSLGLLTWEKPSYSEFQELASESEYAAWTLVNGHALNHVTISAHRLKTELRDIKNLNRFIEESGFRLNSEGGVLKVSPDGLLLQSSTVADSMPFQFSDGATESVPCSYIEFAERLVLPQYKNLPAVEVKEFHRRDGFEVGNADKIFESTSKDQLSRVG; from the exons ATGTTTTCTACTACAAAATCATCCGCCACCTTGTTCTCTCTACACAGAGCTGCTAGTACGACTGCTGAATCAGCTTCTTCTAAACCCAAATTATTCAATCTTGTTTCCGTGAAGGAACCGCGTTCACCGATGTACAAAGGCTTAGGCTTGATTAATCCACATAGAACCCTCTCTGTGTCTTGTTCCTCACGATCTGAGCAAAATGGATCATCCCACAAATCATCCATTCAG GGGAGTGAAGCATTTTTAAGGGGCGTCTTGGAGAGTATGCAATCTGTGTACTTGAATAGAAACCCTACAGCAAAGGCCATATTGGAACTTGTTCGTTCTGCTGAGAACAACCCATTGTGCTATGATCATCTTGCATTCAGAACATTCGGC GTGACTGGTTATGGAATTGACTCTGTGGCTAGTTTCTTTCTTGATTATGGCTATACGCCGCGAGAGGAATTGCGGTTTCCTGCCAAGAAGTTGAGAGCTTTGTGGTTTTCACCTCCTGCTGACTCACAAGATGGCGGTGGCAGTGGAATTAAGGGGCCTTTGCCGAGAATATTTATATCGGAGCTGATTGTGGATCAGATGAGTCCACAAACTCAG gaaataattaaaaaatatactgCATCATCTGGTAATGGAAACCAGTATGCTGCTCTTGCAAGTTCCTTGGGACTTTTAACATGGGAAAAGCCTTCATATTCTGAATTTCAAGAATTGGCAAG TGAAAGTGAGTATGCTGCTTGGACCTTAGTCAATGGACATGCACTGAATCATGTTACGATTTCCGCTCATCGGCTGAAAACTGAATTGAGAGATATAAAAAATCTGAATCGGTTTATAGAGGAGAGTGGATTCAGATTAAATTCTGAAGGAGGAGTTTTGAAAG TGAGCCCTGATGGTCTTCTCCTACAAAGTTCAACTGTAGCAGATTCGATGCCTTTCCAATTTTCTGACGGGGCAACTGAATCAGTTCCATGCTCATACATCGAATTTGCTGAGCGTCTGGTGCTGCCACAATATAAAAATTTACCAGCTGTAGAG GTTAAAGAATTCCATAGGAGGGATGGTTTTGAGGTAGGAAATGCTGACAAGATCTTTGAAAGCACATCAAAGGATCAGTTGAGCAGAGTAGGCTAA